In the genome of Thunnus maccoyii chromosome 15, fThuMac1.1, whole genome shotgun sequence, one region contains:
- the psmb13a gene encoding proteasome 20S subunit beta 13a: MALSNVFETLAAGFNFDNAARNAALEGLFEGGQAPKPLKTGTTIAGVVFKDGVVLGADTRATSSEVVADKMCAKIHYISPNIYCCGAGTAADTEKTTDLLSSNLTIFSLNSGRNPRVIMAVNILQDMLYRYHGQIGANLILGGVDCTGNHLYTVGPYGSVNKVPYLSMGSGDLAALAILEDGFKPDLELEEAKELVRVAIHAGIMNDLGSGNNIDVCVITRQGVDYIRPYQESEYKDKRKMKYKYRPGTTPVLTEKVVPLKLEVVKETVQRMDTA; the protein is encoded by the exons ATGGCGCTGTCAAATGTCTTCGAAACTCTTGCAGCTGGGTTCAATTTCGACAACGCGGCGAG AAATGCTGCCTTGGAGGGTCTTTTTGAAGGAGGACAGGCACCTAAACCTCTGAAAACAGGCACCACCATAGCAGGAGTGGTGTTCAAG GATGGGGTGGTGCTGGGAGCAGACACTAGAGCTACTTCCAGTGAAGTGGTAGCCGACAAGATGTGCGCAAAGATCCACTACATTTCTCCAAATATATA ttGTTGTGGAGCAGGTACAGCTGCAGATACAGAGAAGACCACAGACCTTCTCTCCTCCAACCTCACCATCTTCTCTCTGAACAGCGGGAGGAACCCTCGCGTCATCATGGCCGTCAACATACTACAGGACATGTTGTACAG GTATCACGGCCAAATTGGGGCCAATCTTATACTGGGAGGAGTAGATTGCACTGGGAACCACCTGTACACAGTGGGGCCATATGGGAGTGTAAACAAGGTGCCTTATCTTTCTATGG GATCTGGTGACCTGGCTGCTCTTGCAATTCTAGAGGACGGGTTCAAACCCGACCTGGAG CTGGAGGAGGCGAAGGAGCTGGTGCGTGTTGCCATCCACGCCGGCATCATGAATGATCTCGGCTCAGGCAACAACATCGACGTCTGTGTCATCACCAGACAAGGAGTGGACTACATCAGACCCTACCAGGAGTCAGAGTACAAAGACAAGAG gaaaatgaaatacaaGTACCGTCCGGGCACAACACCGGTTCTGACAGAGAAAGTAGTCCCCTTAAAGCTGGAGGTTGTCAAGGAGACGGTGCAGCGGATGGATACAGCCTGa
- the psmb12 gene encoding proteasome 20S subunit beta 12, giving the protein MEKRCMDSQVKGVSTGTTILAAIFDGGVVIGSDSRASIGGEYVSSKTINKVIQVHDQIFCCMAGSLADAQAVIKAAKFHLSFHSVQMETPPLVIAAASVLKELCYKNKDELQAGFLTAGWDKKKGPQVYVVSLGGMLVSQPVTIGGSGSTYIYGYVDAKYKPNMSREECLQFATNALALAMGRDNVSGGVAHLVVITETGVEHVVVPGNKLPRFHDE; this is encoded by the exons atggagaaacGCTGTATGGACTCACAAGTCAAAGGAGTCAGCACAGGG ACCACCATCCTGGCTGCCATTTTTGATGGAGGGGTCGTGATTGGTTCAGATTCCAGGGCTTCCATCGGAGG GGAATATGTATCATCTAAGACCATCAACAAGGTGATTCAGGTTCATGACCAGATCTTCTGTTGCATGGCCGGATCACTCGCAGACGCTCAGGCCGTCATCAAAGCTGCAAAGTTCCACTTGTCCTTCCACAG TGTCCAGATGGAGACTCCTCCACTGGTGATAGCAGCAGCGTCGGTGCTGAAGGAACTGTGTTACAAGAACAAAGACGAGCTGCAGGCCGGCTTCCTCACAGCAGGCTGGGACAAGAAGAAAGGACCACAG gtgtACGTCGTGTCTCTAGGTGGGATGTTAGTGAGTCAGCCTGTTACCATCGGCGGCTCAGGCAGCACTTACATCTACGGCTACGTTGACGCCAAATACAAACCCAACATGAGCAGAGAGGAATGCCTACAGTTTGCCACTAATG CTCTTGCTCTGGCCATGGGCAGAGACAACGTCAGCGGGGGTGTGGCTCACCTGGTGGTGATCACGGAAACAGGGGTGGAGCATGTGGTCGTCCCTGGCAACAAGCTGCCACGGTTCCATGATGA